DNA from Desulfuromonas sp. AOP6:
CACAACTGGCTCCTCGACCATCCCCACCTGGGACCCATGATCCGAGGCTATCTCGACGGCCAGGGCATCCCCCTGCGCGCCAAGATCACGGCCATCACCCTTATCTGGATCAGCATTCCCGTTTCTGTTTTCTTCCTTATTCCCCTTTTCTGGGTCAAAGTCTTCCTCATCGCCATTGGCCTTTGCGTCACCGTCTATCTGCTGCGCCTGCCGGTGTGCGAGGGTGGGGAAGAGTGATCCTCAGAATCAAAAGCCAGGCCGCTGGCCTTGGCCCCCTTTGCAAGTAGAAAAGAAAATCAATTTCAATTGGTGGCGCATAAAAAAGG
Protein-coding regions in this window:
- a CDS encoding YbaN family protein → MPDRRTKIIDSRVLRLLLAAAGLISTALAVVGIFLPLLPTVPLLLLAAACFARSSERFHNWLLDHPHLGPMIRGYLDGQGIPLRAKITAITLIWISIPVSVFFLIPLFWVKVFLIAIGLCVTVYLLRLPVCEGGEE